A window of Tautonia plasticadhaerens contains these coding sequences:
- a CDS encoding di-heme oxidoredictase family protein has translation MRPASSTRSSASLRRLGATAMLLLASPPTSRAADDGPAPPPPAEVLEAGRELFTRSWMPGDPRSRAGDGLGPVFNAQACVDCHDRGGVGGAGLSARNIEIASASGGAPGGAPGFFYAMNMNFAAGRFEYRFGPPPSGRAGREPDPADRARLEAIHPGFREASGVVLHRFGVDPEYASWRAGVPGRHGLVSVRISRRNPTPLFGVGRIDAIPDEAIEGAARRSSRARSTRGRVSRLPDGRVGRFGWKGQTATLEEFIRSAAAGELGLEVPGHSQAVDPRLPGIGAPGPDLDQADVGALTAFVRSLPGPVSDPDADDNRAELVEAGAETFRSLGCASCHVPDLGGVEGLYSDLLLHDMGPRLVDTGSYVAFGARPTAPAAVPVAEGSPASEHEWRTPPLWGLRDSGPYLHDGRAATISEAILLHDGQGLAASRRFSRLSGRRLEQLEAFLMSLAAPSEQEARPLFAIDP, from the coding sequence ATGCGACCGGCATCCTCGACGAGATCCTCGGCATCCCTCCGGCGGCTCGGCGCGACGGCGATGCTGCTGCTAGCGTCCCCGCCGACAAGCCGGGCCGCCGACGACGGCCCGGCCCCTCCCCCCCCGGCCGAGGTCCTGGAGGCCGGCCGGGAGCTGTTCACCCGGTCCTGGATGCCGGGAGACCCGAGGAGCCGGGCGGGGGACGGCCTCGGGCCGGTCTTCAACGCCCAAGCCTGCGTCGACTGCCACGACCGGGGGGGCGTCGGCGGCGCCGGCCTGTCGGCCCGGAACATCGAGATCGCCTCGGCCTCCGGGGGGGCCCCGGGCGGGGCGCCCGGGTTCTTCTACGCCATGAACATGAACTTCGCCGCCGGGCGGTTCGAGTACCGCTTCGGGCCCCCGCCGTCGGGCCGGGCCGGCCGCGAGCCCGACCCGGCCGACCGGGCGAGGCTGGAGGCGATCCACCCCGGCTTCCGGGAGGCGTCCGGCGTGGTGCTCCACCGCTTCGGGGTCGACCCCGAATATGCCTCCTGGAGGGCCGGGGTGCCGGGGAGACACGGCCTCGTCTCGGTCCGGATCTCCCGGAGGAACCCGACTCCCCTGTTCGGGGTCGGCCGGATCGACGCCATCCCCGACGAGGCGATCGAGGGGGCCGCCCGGCGGTCCTCACGGGCCCGATCGACCCGGGGACGCGTCTCCCGGCTGCCCGACGGCCGGGTCGGCCGGTTCGGCTGGAAGGGGCAGACCGCCACCCTGGAGGAGTTCATCCGGTCGGCCGCCGCCGGCGAGCTGGGCCTGGAGGTCCCCGGTCACAGCCAGGCCGTCGACCCCCGACTCCCCGGCATCGGCGCCCCGGGGCCGGATCTGGACCAGGCGGACGTCGGCGCGTTGACCGCCTTCGTCCGCTCCCTCCCCGGACCGGTCTCCGATCCCGACGCCGATGACAACCGGGCCGAACTGGTCGAGGCCGGGGCCGAGACCTTCCGGTCGCTCGGCTGCGCCTCCTGCCACGTGCCGGATCTCGGCGGGGTCGAGGGGCTCTACAGCGACCTACTCCTGCACGACATGGGCCCCCGTCTGGTCGACACCGGCTCCTACGTCGCCTTCGGCGCCCGGCCGACCGCGCCCGCCGCCGTCCCCGTCGCCGAGGGCTCACCCGCCTCGGAGCACGAGTGGCGGACTCCCCCGCTCTGGGGCCTGCGAGACTCCGGCCCCTACCTGCACGACGGCCGGGCCGCCACCATCTCCGAGGCGATCCTCCTGCACGACGGCCAGGGCCTCGCCGCCTCCCGACGCTTCTCCCGGCTCTCCGGCCGTCGCCTGGAGCAACTGGAGGCGTTCCTCATGTCGCTGGCCGCCCCATCGGAGCAGGAAGCCCGCCCCTTGTTCGCAATCGATCCGTGA
- a CDS encoding DUF1559 domain-containing protein, with protein sequence MRPDHPPPIAGSRRLRGFTLIELLVVIAIIGVLIALLLPAVQSAREAARRAQCTNNMKQLALALHNYMDVNGTTPMGLYYQRNSDGDFYTSGSLFVPLMQFVEGTQVFNMMNFSLNMYASANTSVSAVGVATLWCPSDAAISESHTYPAGTGAFDGVELPMRYSSYAGNAGTWFQTPPNTSTVFGERMGQRNGMMYFVGFPPDIGKSGSAATIADVRDGTSNTFAFGERAHGMLPDSQIHDWQWWSSGNNGDTLFTTYHPLNPHRKIPNFECNAGCVNLGGGFSTWVNSASSFHPGGANFAFMDGSVRFLKDTIDSWPIDTSTGFPLGVSRPSPYLWVVAPAAKVGVYQALSTRKGGEVISADQF encoded by the coding sequence ATGCGACCCGACCATCCCCCCCCGATCGCCGGGAGCCGCAGGCTCCGCGGCTTCACCCTGATCGAGCTGCTCGTCGTCATCGCCATCATCGGCGTCCTGATCGCCCTGCTGCTGCCCGCCGTGCAGAGCGCCCGGGAAGCCGCCCGCCGGGCCCAGTGCACCAACAACATGAAGCAGCTGGCCCTGGCCCTGCACAACTACATGGACGTCAACGGCACGACGCCCATGGGCCTCTATTACCAGCGCAACAGCGACGGCGATTTCTACACCTCGGGCAGCCTGTTCGTCCCGCTCATGCAGTTCGTCGAGGGGACGCAGGTCTTCAACATGATGAACTTCAGCCTGAACATGTACGCCTCGGCCAACACGTCGGTGTCGGCCGTGGGCGTGGCGACGCTCTGGTGCCCCAGCGACGCGGCGATCAGCGAGAGCCACACCTACCCGGCCGGCACCGGCGCCTTCGATGGCGTCGAGCTGCCGATGCGCTACTCCAGCTACGCCGGCAACGCCGGCACCTGGTTCCAGACCCCGCCGAACACCTCCACGGTCTTCGGCGAGCGCATGGGCCAGCGCAACGGCATGATGTACTTCGTGGGCTTCCCCCCGGACATCGGCAAGAGCGGCTCCGCCGCGACGATCGCCGACGTCCGCGACGGCACGAGCAATACCTTCGCCTTCGGCGAGCGCGCCCACGGCATGCTGCCGGACAGCCAGATCCACGACTGGCAGTGGTGGTCCTCGGGCAATAACGGCGACACGCTGTTCACCACCTACCACCCGCTCAACCCGCACCGCAAGATCCCGAACTTCGAGTGCAACGCCGGCTGCGTGAACCTCGGCGGCGGCTTCTCGACCTGGGTCAACTCCGCGTCCAGCTTCCACCCCGGCGGCGCGAACTTCGCCTTCATGGACGGCTCGGTCCGCTTCCTGAAGGACACGATCGACTCCTGGCCGATCGACACCTCCACCGGCTTCCCCCTGGGCGTCAGCCGGCCGAGCCCCTACCTCTGGGTCGTCGCCCCGGCGGCCAAGGTGGGCGTCTACCAGGCGCTCTCGACCCGCAAGGGCGGCGAGGTCATCAGCGCCGACCAGTTCTGA
- a CDS encoding DUF1592 domain-containing protein produces the protein MMMMSPPQDPARSRPLAAGPMAALAVALLGSPSLASPAEDELVARGAEIYRNQCAECHGDDGEGTELDYPYPLEGDKTVEGLAGYVDEEMPPGFAEECVGEDAEAVARYVYDAFYSEIARARNAPARIELARLTVPQYRNAVSDLVGSFRPRAHWGDERGLKGEYYNGRRTRRDNRVIERVDPRIDFDFGPGTPDPEDEGFDKPNEFSIQWEGSLLPPESGTYEIIVRTEHAIRVWLNDDEKELIDGYVQSGDMTEHHAEIDLLAGRPYRLRVEFSKANQGVKKEDEEQPEIPASISLEWAPPRRAAEVIPARHLSPEWAPRVFVPVTPFPPDDRSVGYDRGNTVSAAWESATTEGAIEVAAYVAEHLDELAGIERDDPDRDAKLRDFASTLVERAFRRPLSDEQRDLYVARQFDGAPDAGTAIKRVVLLTLKSPRFLYRELSEEPDAYDVASRISFALWDSIPDGPLLEAAAEGRLSTPEQVEEQARRMVGDQRARAKLLDFFHRWLKVEDVPDLAKDPEHFAEFDERVISDLRTSLDLFLEDVAWEDESADFRRLLLDRELYLNGRLAEFYGADLPADSPEFDEVAEGMGDRAGVLSHPYLLANLSYTAETSPIHRGVFLARGVLGQRLRPPPVAVSPLAPDLHQDLTTRERVALQTSPESCMSCHGMINPLGFALERFDAVGRFRPEEKGKPVDASGLYKTRTGETATFEGVRELAEFLASSEEVHDAFVEQVFQHLVKQPVRAYGPDTLADLRGDFAADGYNIRELLVEIVSRTALVPRQRPGLASASE, from the coding sequence ATGATGATGATGTCCCCGCCCCAGGACCCCGCCCGGAGCAGGCCCCTCGCCGCCGGCCCGATGGCCGCGCTGGCCGTCGCCCTGCTCGGCTCCCCGAGCCTCGCCTCCCCCGCCGAGGACGAGCTGGTCGCCCGGGGGGCCGAGATCTACCGGAACCAGTGCGCCGAGTGCCACGGCGACGACGGCGAGGGGACCGAGCTGGACTACCCCTACCCCCTGGAAGGGGACAAGACCGTCGAGGGCCTGGCCGGCTACGTCGACGAGGAGATGCCGCCCGGCTTCGCCGAGGAGTGCGTCGGCGAGGACGCCGAGGCGGTCGCCCGGTACGTCTACGACGCCTTCTACTCGGAGATCGCCCGGGCCCGCAACGCCCCGGCCCGGATCGAGCTGGCCCGGCTGACCGTCCCCCAGTACCGGAACGCCGTCTCCGACCTCGTCGGCAGCTTCCGGCCCCGGGCGCACTGGGGGGACGAGCGCGGCCTGAAGGGCGAGTACTACAACGGCCGACGGACCCGGCGGGACAATCGGGTCATCGAGCGCGTCGACCCCCGGATCGACTTCGACTTCGGCCCCGGGACCCCGGACCCCGAGGACGAGGGGTTCGACAAGCCCAACGAGTTCTCGATCCAGTGGGAGGGCTCGCTGCTGCCCCCCGAGTCCGGCACCTACGAGATCATCGTCCGGACCGAGCACGCCATCCGGGTCTGGCTCAACGACGACGAGAAGGAGCTGATCGACGGCTACGTCCAGTCGGGCGACATGACCGAGCACCACGCCGAGATCGACCTGCTGGCCGGCCGGCCGTATCGGCTCCGGGTCGAGTTCTCGAAGGCGAACCAGGGGGTCAAGAAGGAGGACGAGGAGCAGCCGGAGATCCCGGCCTCGATCTCGCTGGAATGGGCCCCCCCCCGGCGGGCCGCCGAGGTCATCCCCGCCCGTCACCTGTCCCCCGAGTGGGCCCCCCGGGTCTTCGTGCCCGTCACCCCCTTCCCTCCCGACGACCGGAGCGTCGGCTACGACCGGGGCAACACCGTCTCGGCCGCCTGGGAGTCGGCCACGACCGAGGGGGCCATCGAGGTCGCCGCGTACGTGGCCGAGCACCTCGACGAGCTGGCCGGGATCGAGCGGGACGACCCCGACCGGGACGCAAAGCTCCGCGACTTCGCCTCGACCCTCGTCGAGCGGGCCTTCCGACGCCCCCTCTCCGACGAGCAGCGCGACCTCTACGTCGCCCGCCAGTTCGACGGCGCCCCCGACGCCGGGACCGCCATCAAGCGCGTCGTCCTGCTCACCCTGAAGTCCCCCCGGTTCCTCTACCGGGAGCTCAGCGAGGAGCCCGACGCCTACGACGTCGCCTCCCGGATCTCCTTCGCCCTCTGGGACTCGATCCCCGACGGGCCGCTGCTCGAGGCCGCCGCCGAGGGCAGGCTCTCCACCCCGGAGCAGGTCGAGGAGCAGGCCCGCCGCATGGTCGGCGACCAGAGGGCCCGCGCCAAGCTGCTCGACTTCTTCCACCGCTGGCTCAAGGTCGAGGACGTGCCCGACCTCGCCAAGGACCCTGAGCACTTCGCCGAGTTCGACGAGCGGGTCATCTCCGACCTGAGGACCTCGCTCGACCTGTTCCTCGAGGACGTCGCCTGGGAGGACGAGTCGGCCGACTTCCGCCGCCTGCTGCTGGACCGGGAGCTGTACCTCAACGGCCGCCTCGCCGAGTTCTACGGCGCCGACCTGCCGGCCGACTCCCCCGAGTTCGACGAGGTCGCCGAGGGCATGGGGGACCGGGCCGGCGTGCTCTCGCACCCGTACCTGCTGGCCAACCTCTCGTACACCGCGGAGACCTCGCCGATCCACCGGGGCGTCTTCCTCGCCCGGGGGGTGCTGGGCCAGCGGCTCCGGCCCCCGCCGGTGGCCGTCTCCCCGCTGGCGCCCGACTTGCACCAGGACCTGACGACCCGGGAACGGGTGGCCCTGCAGACCAGCCCCGAATCGTGCATGTCCTGCCACGGGATGATCAACCCCCTGGGCTTCGCCCTCGAGCGGTTCGACGCCGTCGGCCGATTCCGGCCGGAGGAGAAGGGCAAGCCGGTCGACGCCTCCGGCCTGTACAAGACCCGGACCGGCGAGACGGCCACCTTCGAGGGCGTCCGGGAGCTGGCCGAGTTCCTCGCCTCCAGCGAGGAGGTGCACGACGCCTTCGTCGAGCAGGTCTTCCAGCACCTGGTCAAGCAGCCGGTGCGGGCTTACGGCCCCGACACCCTGGCCGACCTCCGCGGCGACTTCGCCGCCGACGGCTACAACATCCGGGAGCTGCTCGTCGAGATCGTCTCCCGGACCGCCTTGGTCCCCCGGCAGCGGCCGGGCCTCGCGTCGGCCTCCGAGTAG
- a CDS encoding DUF1552 domain-containing protein, translating into MARTTTRRDFVRRLGIGGAALPFILNLPSLGFANQGSRKQRLVVVFSPNGIFPDTFWPDEEGEDFQLKPILKPLEPFKGQTLVLNGVCDKVRGDGDNHMRGIGCLLTGAELFPGNIQGGSHTPAGWASGVSIDQEIKNYLQADESTRTRFGSLEFGVMVPDRADTWTRMSYAGPNKPLTPIDDPYQMFNKLYGRLKDQESLRSILDDLKDDLVKVRSAVSAEDRRLLDEHATFVREMEQQLASAGDIKDVGHAVPELEPGLDEAENDDMPRISKQQIDLMVNSFAADFARVATFQITNSVGQPKMRWIGIDEGHHELSHEPDSNEDAVDKLTRINTWYCEQVAYLAKRLAETPEPGGEGTMLDNTTIVWTNELGKGNSHTLNDIPFVLVGGGLGFKMGRSLKYKDAHHNRLLLSFAHAFGHRIERFGNPDFCGEGPLPNLT; encoded by the coding sequence ATGGCCCGGACCACCACCCGCCGAGATTTCGTCCGTCGCCTCGGCATCGGCGGCGCCGCCCTGCCGTTCATCCTCAACCTGCCGAGCCTCGGGTTCGCCAACCAGGGGTCGCGCAAGCAGCGCCTGGTCGTCGTCTTCAGCCCCAACGGCATCTTCCCCGACACCTTCTGGCCGGACGAGGAGGGGGAGGACTTCCAGCTCAAGCCGATCCTCAAGCCCCTGGAACCGTTCAAGGGCCAGACGCTCGTGCTCAACGGCGTCTGCGACAAGGTCCGGGGCGACGGCGACAACCACATGAGGGGCATCGGCTGCCTCCTGACCGGCGCCGAGCTGTTCCCGGGCAACATCCAGGGCGGCTCGCACACCCCGGCCGGCTGGGCCAGCGGGGTGTCGATCGACCAGGAGATCAAGAACTACCTCCAGGCCGATGAGTCGACCCGCACCCGGTTCGGCTCGCTGGAGTTCGGCGTCATGGTGCCCGACCGGGCCGACACCTGGACCCGGATGTCCTACGCCGGGCCGAACAAGCCGCTGACGCCGATCGACGACCCGTACCAGATGTTCAACAAGCTCTACGGCCGCCTGAAGGACCAGGAGAGCCTGCGGAGCATTCTCGACGACCTGAAGGACGACCTCGTCAAGGTCCGATCGGCCGTCAGCGCCGAGGACCGCCGCCTGCTCGACGAGCACGCCACCTTCGTCCGGGAGATGGAGCAGCAACTCGCCTCGGCCGGGGACATCAAGGACGTCGGCCACGCCGTCCCCGAGCTGGAGCCGGGGCTCGACGAGGCCGAGAACGACGACATGCCCCGGATCTCGAAGCAGCAGATCGACCTGATGGTCAACAGCTTCGCGGCCGACTTCGCCCGGGTCGCCACCTTCCAGATCACCAACTCCGTCGGCCAGCCGAAGATGCGCTGGATCGGCATCGACGAGGGGCACCACGAGCTCTCGCACGAGCCGGACAGCAACGAGGACGCCGTCGACAAGCTGACCCGGATCAACACCTGGTACTGCGAGCAGGTCGCCTACCTGGCGAAGCGGTTGGCCGAGACCCCCGAGCCGGGCGGCGAGGGGACGATGCTCGACAACACGACGATCGTCTGGACCAACGAGCTGGGCAAGGGGAACTCGCACACGCTCAACGACATCCCCTTCGTCCTCGTCGGCGGCGGGCTCGGCTTCAAGATGGGCCGCTCGCTCAAGTACAAGGACGCCCACCACAACCGGCTGCTGCTCTCCTTCGCCCACGCCTTCGGCCACCGCATCGAACGCTTCGGCAACCCCGACTTCTGCGGCGAGGGCCCGCTGCCGAACCTGACCTGA
- a CDS encoding Flp family type IVb pilin gives MLRIADRLVRDDDAVAAVEYALMLALIVLASLLSITGLGNRVGSTFQVVMTALTN, from the coding sequence ATGCTTCGGATCGCCGACCGACTGGTCCGGGATGACGACGCCGTGGCTGCCGTCGAGTACGCCCTGATGCTGGCCCTGATCGTGCTGGCTTCCCTGCTCTCGATCACGGGGCTGGGCAATCGCGTGGGCTCGACCTTCCAGGTGGTGATGACCGCGCTGACGAACTGA
- a CDS encoding DUF427 domain-containing protein — protein sequence MSNPHQITIEPVAGRVLVTYADKTIADSTRALALKEGAMATAYYLPREDVVMAAMDRGERSTHCPFKGDASYFRLSVGDRVIDDVAWSYEDPRAEVAAIKDHLSFDRDKVGAIVVQ from the coding sequence ATGAGCAACCCGCACCAGATCACCATCGAGCCGGTCGCCGGCCGAGTCCTCGTGACCTACGCCGACAAGACGATCGCCGACTCGACTCGGGCCCTCGCCCTGAAGGAGGGGGCGATGGCGACGGCCTACTACCTCCCCAGGGAAGACGTCGTCATGGCGGCGATGGATCGAGGCGAGCGGTCGACGCACTGCCCGTTCAAGGGGGACGCATCCTACTTCCGCCTGTCCGTCGGCGATCGGGTCATCGACGACGTGGCCTGGAGCTACGAGGACCCCAGGGCCGAGGTCGCCGCGATCAAGGACCACCTGTCGTTCGACCGGGACAAGGTCGGCGCGATCGTCGTGCAGTGA